The DNA segment ACGAAAACGTAGCATAAGATTAGATTAACATGTATAAGTAATAGTTTTGTATAGCATAGTTCGTAAGTTGTTATACTTTGATGTCATTGGTTAGAGTTAGGTATCTCACCTTATCAGCTATCGGTTGCGTGACCAATTCCGAGTACTTAAGTAGAGTCATTTTGGTACGCAAGTTGTCATTCAGGAAACAGAAGAGGAACAATAAAGAACAACTGGAAAACCTGAAGGAGACTTTCAAAATACAGTCCAACCCcaacacatattttattagtttctgcGCAGGACATGAAagacattttcattttccattcCACAGCCTCTAGTTTTTgtcttttacaaaattttccctattacataataattatatttttttacccaGCCCTAATCCCGATCGCAGACTGATACCCTGATTGTTTGTGGTAGAATAGCACtggttatgtttttgttttggttttgttttgaaaaatgggagttaaagtgaaaaaaaataagtagtatgaaaaaaaccaaaactgcataagttagatgcttgaaattaaacatttataaattactattctgccattgctatacaagtctttgctcaatgaagtcatgaaaatcatttttagtcaagtatcttcgtacttatttgtcaactttcatctaatttaataccaccatggcatgttattgggtaggtagttcgggagtagtccacggcaaaataattttaaggcgaagcgaagctcgcgggcaacagctagtcTTTAATAAAGATAAGTGGGATGCTTCTAGCGAAATCTATCACAAACTGAAACGGATCTTAATTTCTTCTTCAatcgtgtaaatgcactaaACTAACTTCCTCCAatgttttgctactcttattgcgagatcattgGCCTTAACTCATCTcaaactatttcaattttcACAGAAACCCAAACGCGCGATGCTTCACCGCGCTCCCCCAGACAGACGAGTACACGACCTTCTGCAAACAAAAGTATAACACCTGGGAAGTCATGGTGGAGATCAACGGAACCATGGTCAAGGAGACCACAGACCTGCCCATCTGCTGCTCCTGCCACTACAAGACCGTAGACCTCGCTTCCAGATTCGGGAAACCGAAAGAGATGAGTGCAGCCAAACCGAAGAATTAAGGAGACGGAACGAGATGGGGATAGTTATGCTGCTGAAATTAAAAGGATGTTGATGTATTTTTGCAGGATTATCAGGAGTCGGATTAGGGATGTAGGCTGAGAGTTATTAAGCTGACGCTGCTGCAAGGCATCAGTATAGACGTAGATAAACGAGATTCACAAGAACACGGCtttgtgattggtggaacatGCGTTATAGTTAGGTGTGATTTCGGTAGATTTTCTGTCCTTATTCGATGTAAATGGATAGTAGCATCTTAACGACATCCTAACGTTGAGATTAGTCCCACTAGTAGTAGACACTAGTCCCTTCAGGAGGTCTTTAGGCCCATGTACAATAAAACCCAAAAATCCTGATTGGAAGGATTAGATAGGTTACAAGAAAGAGAGGTGCTTTGTGAATTTTCAGACAAGTTTGTGTACCGATtctaatgtaggtacctaatttcTTAGATAGGTAggcatgtattgtataagtagttagctagATTAGGTATTATAAGATCTTTAGATGATAATGGAAGAAGtgctaaaatttaaaaataaatctgtaTTTCCTACATATTTTCCGTATCAACGTATATCAGTAGTTTTCAATTCGAATATGTATTAATTTCTTTCAGACAAATCTAAATAGTTGCCACATTATACTCCTCCGATACCGCGAATATCACTGTTTACTTACCGATTTGAGCTGTcatttaggtaaataaatagctTTTAGTATCCAACATAtgacatattatttataaaaaaagttttaaatctattgctcatttacttattactctatttgataaattatacaaaattggtagggtataaaataataaattactacgactattattttataaccaAGCACGTATTTCATTTAATCCTCTATCCTACTCAATAGATGGGTCAATTTAAAGTTACCCgaaattttcaataatattgatatttattttctagaATTCTTACCTCAAAATGGTCATTTAGGAGGCCtttattagtaaaaagttcAAATTGTTTACGAAACGTTAAGTTAAACATTTCAGTTTTGAGTGAAtagatacattttataaaacagtTAACATTGACTTATTTTTGGAAGTAACAGAAAGTATACTTAAACAAATCTGTCCTCATGGTTCATAGTTAAAAAGTCAAGGACCTCATTATtcgagttaaataaatgtggtTCTTCCTGAATTTCAAGTTATCGACAGCCACTGCTCTCATACCTATATGTTTTCTGATGCctacattttaattagttaatttaataactacTGATTTGGGTTTAAAAGATAgcttttaaatacttttaacaTTTCCGTATTGACTTTCGCATCCCTATATGGAACATGTTTCCAATTCACTTCGGATTCAATGGcaataaacaatacaaaagttcttactataatattaatttatagtGGTAGGACGTAGTATTTAACCTCTCATGTACCAACGACTAATTCATAAAGCGagacacaataattatatggtaagtacctacttacttatgtttttatgtGTTTGATTTTTAGGTACTAAAATATGATTGTATCTAGCAAATATTTTGTAaccaaataaatacttaactaaGAACTGACTGGCTCAATTATCGTTACAAACACCTTCACCATAGATAAGAATACCTTGTTTAAtaagaatttacattacaATATGTATAAATCAGAGCGATTGCACTAGGTACCTGCAGTAGATGTCGATTACATGGTAGCCGTGACCTTGCGCAAACGTCAATTACTGTGTCGGTAACTCCGCTGTATACAGACACGGAACAACCGACCGACGTCACACGCGCTTACAAAACCACTCCGGGCAGAAAAACATCCGACTATCCACAATGGCAATAACTTCCATGGAGAATGCCACTAAAGAGGCTTTTTAACCTTTGAATAACTTGACAGTCGCGCCAAAATTTAAACTTCGAACGTGTGTGTGTAGTCAACGTGTCGCGAACATAAATGCACTTTTCCAGCCAGTCACGATGATCTGTAGATCGCAGTGGTTTGTAAAGAAATGTGATCGTACGACGGTCTTTACAAACTGGTCGATTAGTATCTGTGGCGATATCGTTTAGTGGTAGAAGCAGTAGTTCGGCGAGTGTGGCCGGCCGCGGGCGTGTGACCACTACACCGGCGCGTGCGCAAGGAGTGCGTCACTCGTGTGTCGAAGAAGGCGCAGTGACATGCGAGCTGCCAGTAGGACAGCGCTAAGGCTTGTGTCAGCACGAGTCGACACCCCACAGGACGATGGTTGTGACTTCTAAAAGTGAACTCTGTTGACATGGCTCGCTGGACTCTTCTCTGCATCCTTTGGATCAATCTGGTAAGTCCCCAAATCGTTTGACAAGTTTATTAGCACCATATTAAGTGTCCTCGAGTTAAAAGTAAAAGTGTCCAACTCTCACTTTTGTTGATTCTTGAATATGCATGTTTCTGACCGGTAAAGACGTTATGTTATGATACCCCGATGTGTTTCTGTTTTATAATTCGTATTCGAGGCATATTCTACCGCTTTCCGGCTACATAAATGTagatattttaagtttattaacCTTCGCGTTTGTTTGTGAAGCAGCAGTATGATACCatattgttaattaaataacaagtTAACTTTAAACCTGATATATCAAAAAGTTATCAAGGTTGTTTTTGATACgattatgtacctatcaaGAACTATAATTATTCGACCACTTCGTTTGAATATTATTCTTGGCAATGTTTGCTCACTATACCTAATAACTAGGCACTTTACAACGACATTATGGGTgcttatacaaaatattatgtacaccGTACAGTACACATACAATAACAAGGTCATTTTTGTTGACTTGTCTAATAAACTCATTCATGTTGGAATTGAAGCCTTGAACTGCTTACTTTATGCCGAGACATAGActactttgttttatttgatttatgtTAACCACAACACAAAAAGGGTTCCTAAGCAATAGACAGATATCCattttagtacctaagtatatctgctagacataaaaaagtaatataGAAAACCTCACCGGTACACAACAAAATGGGCAAGGTAGCAAAAATCAATATCCAATTCttgaattttttatattttttacttgacTTAAATATTCAATGAAGGTTATGTAATAAGAGATCATAGTAAATTTTTTAGTTAGAGTTCTACCAATATTACTCGTACCTATATGGACATGGTACACAACTACACatgtaaattattgttttttgtaacacgaaataataaaattccaaCATATTATGAGTAATATTAagcatgatgatgatgacatctAACTTCGCTTTAGTatgttttgttcatgtcaTTAGCTACCATCATGGTTGTACAGTTTTATTATAtcatgaaaaagaaaaaaaaaattgcacaaTGAAGTTACTTAAATCGTAAGATTTACTCCATAAAATTATGCTTATTTTATCGTGACTATAATTATATCTTGTTATTTCGTAACTACATTTGATAGCACGATCCCCAAGGAAGCTAACTTtatccataaaataaataaggcgccaaaagacttaaaaatactaataGAATACCCAGTTGCATGGTTTTGTTATTGCTACGCCGCCGTCGTAGCAAGGGTGCAATTCCTGTTGCTACGCCGTAGCGAGGGTTGATATCCAGTTGCCAGTAAAAAACATGAATACAAATGTGATTGCACCGATTATTATGAATGATTATGTCAATGTATATTAGTGTTGACCAAACCCATCGATAGAATACCAAACCGACGCACTAATTACCTATCCTATAATAcagttataagtaggtacttattataaacttaataCTAATGAATGTGCCGGTATATGTAATGtaagaatttacataataattgagcaaaataatacttatcaTCACAGGGTAAAATATTAATGCCAGTGTCAATATTATATTCCAATAATATCAGTTTCCTTCCTTCCCGTTAGAATTCGAGCTCATAATGACTTAGGTATGATtgattaaattcattataattCAAACATAAATTGCGgttcaattttatttagagGAAACATTACATGTTTAGTTGtttacatcattattatttatttgttggcTGAAATACACAAACATCCTTAGGGATGATTACATCCTTAGGTACAGActcaaatagaaaaaaaacaaagggAATTAGACGGGCAGGAAATAGGATATGTCGATGAGTATGTCTACTTGGGCCAGATAGCATCCTTCGAAAACAGGCAGGACAAGGAAGTCGAAAGACGCATTACCAACGCCTGGAAGAGCTTCTGGTCCATGAAAGACCTTATGAACGGCACTCTCCCTCTAACACTCAAACGCCAACTCATCGACATGTGTGTACTGCCTGTCCTAACCTACGGCGCACAGACTTGGTCTCTGACCGAACATCAGAAGTCCAAACTCAAGGTTTGCCAAAGAgctatactatactataagtactataCTTGGTGTACGAAGGATAGACCGAATCCGAAACACCACGCTACGCTCCTCGACTCGTATAACTGATGGCTGGGCGCACAGACTGCGAAGCTGAAGTGGGCCTGGGCAGGCCACGTCTGTTgcatgcacccggaccggtgggccagaattgtcaccgagtgggtgcccagTGATGGACGTCGGCGTCGCGGAAGACCCAGGCGGAGATGGTGGGACGACCTCGACAGGTTTTTACCTCAATGGCCGAAGGAGGCACAGGATCGGGACCGGTGGTCAatttataaggaggcctttgcccagcagtgggacactatcCAGGCtacataacaaaaacaaaaatggtCAAGTTACATGGATTGcactcttatttatttaaattaattacgtttAACCGCAATTTTGTTTTCGcatcgaaataaaataatatttataattgtgCTTGATAAGCTACCATTTACATTCATTTATCCTCCCAGAAATAAAGGTGATCCTGACTTAGACACTAAAAAGTTTCATATTCTCAATTACAGATCCATCTATCAGTATCCATCTCATTCGAGTCTGAGCCAGCTCCGCGCGACGGCTCGGCACATCAGGAGCGGCGCGGTCGGTTCGCCGACGACTCACCGCCAGAGATCCAGAAATCTGAACGACTCACTGAGCGAGTGATTGAAAGATCCATCTCACTCACCAGCTCACTGCAGAAGGTGCAAGAAGTTGGGAAGAAGGAAGGATCGGATCCGGTTCCTGAGCCAATCTCTACGATTGAGAATGAATCGCACAGCATATTGAGATACGCAGAAGAAAACCTCTCTAGCAGAGACAAAAGTAAGTGGTTTTTACGGATGTGTGTTTTAACGGCTGGTGAAATAGAGGATGTTTTTCCATATCACCTAAATGTGTTTAGTTACTTATATAACCTTTAATCAGGAAATTAGTTACAGaggtaaaataaaagtaagccgtaactaaaattaaatttgtaatgcttattttataaaatcatgCATGATGCATGACTATCAAACCTATGCTATTTAGCTTTCATACTTATTTCACTATCGTACATTTTCATGGATTTTCTTTCAAGCTGCAAGTTATATAAGTAGAGGCAGCTTCATCAACAACTATGAGTAGTTACACTCAACAAAccacctatatttttttaattattgacGGTTTGTGATTTTTTAGCTATTTATGAAGCTCGTATACACAAAGTGAGCAAAATCCATGAAAGCGGTAATTTCATCATTCAGTATCTCCATAATACTATCCAATCAAATGCGCCTTCTAATTTTCTCAATCATTTCATTGGCCAGTCCTCGAGGGCCTGGAACATTCTGCGCTTCGCTCCATCCCTTTCACCAACCTCCGCCGCATCCAGGAGAAAGAGAGACGGCGACTGCAGACAAGGATGGAAGACCCAATCACGAGAGTCGAGAACGGCTCCTATAAGATTGTCAACTATAAGCCTATCGTTGCTAATAGGAGAGGTACGACGTTATTTCTACCCGGTTTATTTAAATGGTGGTGGTATTATAGTATTCATGTGATTTGTCACTCCATCCTCTATCCATTTATCCATTACTATCATCAACTTTCTCCACATTTCAATCTATTCAATTAACAAAGATCAGAAGAAAAGACCACTGTGCTTAATTTCCTAACTTCCTATGCTAACAATTAGTTGCGTGCACAGATCCACCACTCCACAATAAAATTGTGCTACGATTCTACTATCACCGAAAGCACACCTTACTGATCAAAACTTGTGTGGATAGGGTTGGTCAGCGTGGTGATGAGGATTAATCCATTTAGATTGGTTAATTAGGAGTCGCCACAGCATCGCGTTTATTGCCGACATTTTTATATCTTagtagctgttcccgcgagcttcgcttcgccttaaaaagtttttccgtgggaattccgggataaaaagtagcctatgttctttctcagggtatagaccatatgtataccaaatttcattcaaatccgttcagtagttttggcgtgaaagagtaacagacagacagacagacagacacagttactttcgcatttataatattagttaggatttattaatttatttatacttttattgcacaatttacaaaagtatatCTTCCAGGACAAGTGACAACATCGAGCTATCACCCTCGCGACAGCTTCGCACTTGTTAGCACTATACAGCTTCTCTTTTATTTCCGACACATACACATATCACCTTATCCCTTCCAGGACAAGTGACACTATCCAGCTCGCACACCCGAGACAGCATAGCGTTCCCCAGCGACCGCACGGAGCCGCTGGGCGCGCTGGAGCCGCGAGTGCCGCCCGCGTGCCGCCGCCTCGGCGTCTGTGAAGATCTCCCCGACTACCCGGATGAGCTGGTCGAGAAGCTATTGAAGAATGTTAGTATACACGCCTTCTGGTcgttttcttcttcttcattccCGTTACTCCTCCGAGGAGTCTGGGGCTGACACCAGGCGCTTTCATCCTTCTATGTCGGTGGCCAGCAAGTTGAGTTGTCGTTTTGGTGGACAGAAAAACGAGGTCATTCTTTGATTGCGTCTTAAAAACATACAATTTCCAACGTTATGGGCCCAGCTAGATTAGTTGGACActgtgatttatttattatttatttattattaaagatacaccaacagcatacatattattacagtCTTTAAAAGATATGTTGTAAGGTCTTACATCTAATACGATATGCCAGTTACAGGCGTatacaacattattattaaaatcaacaaaccttaaaagtaataaaattaaaattttataacaaaattaaaatattgacaatagaattcaaatgtaaatattaacaaatattgtaaattcgttaattaaaattactaatACTGAAATTAACTTATACTGAAAATAGTTGCAGTATTCCACTTTGGAACTTGGGTAAACTGTCACTAAAGATATCTATGTTCGGAAGCTTAGTACTAATTTCATTGTACTCCTGGCAGATTCTGTTCATTGGGGCGTGCAGACCTGTGTTTGTTTTGGACGTATGgatatgaaatattttgttgattGGTTTTCTAGGAAGATTATAAGGCACTGATAGATGAATTTTTTCGGAAAGATGAATACAgctaatttgatttgaaataagTTTGTGTAAAAATACTAAATCCTGTAAAATACGGCGGTTACGCAGCGTGTTCATGTTGAAGAAGTTTAGACGCTGGTCATAGGTGTTCCTGTGCGATATCCCAGTAGAAGTGAATGCCAAGTATCTGGTGAATGCCCTTTGTATACTTTCAATCCTCTGAGAGTGTACCGTATAGTGAGGGCTCCACGCCGCGCTGGCGAACTCCAGGTGACTGCGGACTAGCGCGTTGTACAGAAGTATTTTAGTTGTGCTATTATGGAAGTCCCTTGAATTTCTCTTTAGAAACCCTAGCATTTGAGCGGCTTTCTTAACAATATTATCATAATGagaaatgaaactaagtttgcTATCAATGATGACACCGAGATCTCTAATTTCACTTGTTTCTGTTAGTTGACTATTGCCTATAGTGTAAGAAGATGTAAGAGGAAATttcttttttgtaaatttgatGAAGTAGCATTTACTAACGTTTATTGACATATGGTTAAGATCGCACCAGTCTTTAATATTGTTTAGATCTTCTTGAATAAGTTTGACATCTGTGATGGAGTTAACGgctttataaatttttagaTCGTCAGCAAAAAAGGAGAAATGACAATGTTTTATGTTAGTGGTAAGatcgtttataaatattaggaATAAAAGAGGGCCCAAGTGCGATCCTTGAGGAACACCCGATTTAGCATGATAAGGTTTAGAGTCGAAGCCATTCACTGACACTATTTGAGGTCTGTTTGATAGGTAGGACTCAAACCACCTCAGTAACTTTCCGCTAAAGCCGACAGATTTTAACTTACGAATTAGTAATGTGTGATCCACCATGTCAAACGCCTTGGAAAAGTCAGTATAAATGGCGTCTACCTCTTTGCCTTTATCAATTTCATACGATATATCTGTAATAAAGTTAACAAGATTAGTTTGTACAGAGCGGCCTTTTATAAATCCATGCTGATAATCGGACAATATTTTAGTTATCTGAGGAGAAAAAACATCGAGTAACAGGGATTCGAAGAGCTTAGAGAAACAAGATAAAATAGAAATAGGGCGATAGTTCTTAACTTCTGTATCATTAccgtttttaaaaattggtACAATTCTTGCATTCTTCCACTCGTCTGGAAATTTCCCATCCAAAAGAGAGCGGTTAATAATCAGGACCAGTGGTAAGGCAAGCAAAAATCCACaacgtttaataaaaataggtgGTATACCATCAGGACCCGCgcctttataaatattaagcatttttatttttttgcatataTCTGACTCACTGAAACTGATGCGGTTGAAGCATATTGAGTTATTATCAGGATTTGATGATATATAATTGATGGTACTTGGATTTCTGG comes from the Plutella xylostella chromosome 9, ilPluXylo3.1, whole genome shotgun sequence genome and includes:
- the LOC105394119 gene encoding protein spaetzle isoform X1; this translates as MARWTLLCILWINLIHLSVSISFESEPAPRDGSAHQERRGRFADDSPPEIQKSERLTERVIERSISLTSSLQKVQEVGKKEGSDPVPEPISTIENESHSILRYAEENLSSRDKILEGLEHSALRSIPFTNLRRIQEKERRRLQTRMEDPITRVENGSYKIVNYKPIVANRRGQVTLSSSHTRDSIAFPSDRTEPLGALEPRVPPACRRLGVCEDLPDYPDELVEKLLKNLGEGRSRFRIDELEPPAIAQRIGSENEEIELCDFDEKVIFPRAASDRDGKWYYIVNQRNYTLQGVRVEVCRNHEGECSKIASFPITYKAMCKQKKALRHLTALDTNGKLIELPFSFPSCCSCVVTEV
- the LOC105394119 gene encoding neurotrophin 1 isoform X3 gives rise to the protein MARWTLLCILWINLIHLSVSISFESEPAPRDGSAHQERRGRFADDSPPEIQKSERLTERVIERSISLTSSLQKVQEVGKKEGSDPVPEPISTIENESHSILRYAEENLSSRDKRQVTLSSSHTRDSIAFPSDRTEPLGALEPRVPPACRRLGVCEDLPDYPDELVEKLLKNLGEGRSRFRIDELEPPAIAQRIGSENEEIELCDFDEKVIFPRAASDRDGKWYYIVNQRNYTLQGVRVEVCRNHEGECSKIASFPITYKAMCKQKKALRHLTALDTNGKLIELPFSFPSCCSCVVTEV